One Capra hircus breed San Clemente chromosome 3, ASM170441v1, whole genome shotgun sequence genomic window, CCATGGTGACACTGCATTTAACCCTCACTAATCTCTGAAAGCCttttattttatcaaataatCTCCGCTTGAGGCTGCTCCTCCCATCACAGCTTTTCAGAAACCTTCCCATGTTTTTTTGCTGGAGTAAGCTTTAAAGTCTTCCTTATCACCAACAGCATATAAAACAGTGGTCCCTGATGCACTAAGAACTCAGGACCCTCAGGACTGGCCAGTTTGACAAGAGGTCCTCTCTACTGAGCATGAAAAGAGGGAAATAGAGCTGCTTACCAAATAGAACTGCTTGAGCAATTCACTGAGGCCAGGGCGGGAGGCCTTCCTCTCTGTTGCTAGCATAGACCACAGCTTCACTCAGCTCTGTGGAGACAGCTTCTCTGAAGATTCACTTCTGTATTTGCAGCAGAGCTACCTTCTCTAACAATTTCCAACCTTTCCCTGACAAGAGATAGTCGCCACTACCCTAACGGCCTCTGCCACAGTGAGACGAGACTATCCCTCAAATTCCCAGATCCTGAGAGACAAAGTGAGTCTTTTCAGATGCCTAGATGCAGGAGGCTCTGAAGGAAAGTGTTCCACTATTTGATGCAGCCAGTGACTTTCTCATTCTTCACGTGGTTCCTGGTATAACTTACTCTTCCAGCTTTTCTCTTTTCTGGTCACACATTCTTCTTGGATAGACCCTTTTAATAAATATGACCTTTAGATGTTGGGGACAGGGGTAGGTCTTGGTCTATAGGACTGCTCTCATTAATTTAAAGTCACTTTTAGCTTTCTAGATAGATAAATATAGATATTGCTGTCATTGTTTTATCattatgtcatgtccaactctttgagacccccatggacagtggcccacaacgtcctctgtgcatgggatttcccaggcaagaatactggagtgggttgccatttccttctccagatatataGATGTAGACTTATGCTGATGATTCTCAAATTCAATATTCAACCTGGTCCTCTTTCCCAGTCTCTGATCTCATAAACCCAACTAGCTGTATTATGCACTTACAGATAAAACAGAATATATGATATCCCCTCAAGAAATCTTCCAGTATACACATCTCAACAAGTGGTTCCATCATTTATCCAGTCTCAAGACAAAAATCCGTGAGGGCCATTCTCCTTTCTCCAAAGGGTAaattctcctctgtcctccattccTGCTCCCTTCCCATCACAATTAGTCCTACAATAAGTTCTCACCGCTTTTTTGTCATCCTTAAATGTATGCTGATTCTTACCACTTTTCATTGCTTCTCTCACTATCACACTAGGCTACATGATCTTCACTTCTCACCTGATACTGCAATAGCCTTCTTGCTGccctatattttttctctttttagagtGATCATCGACATTAATCTCTTCCATACCTACtttactgctgctaagtggcaGACACCTCTCGTTATTCTTCTCTCTCTTATTCCCATTTATTTTCCTCACAACTTTTTTCTCTAGATAACATTTGTGTTGATTGCCTGTCTTCTAAAGACTATAGTTTTATGAGGACAGGAACTTTGTCTTGTTTGCTATATCTTTAGCCTCCAAAACAGTGGAGGCACATAGCAAGTATCTGataaatattgaaagaaagaatgaatgaaagaatctcAGGTCACAACACAAATAGGAATCTTGCCTTGCATAGCTAGAGACTCTGGAGTTAACAGATAATTAATGGCTTTTGCAAAAGAGCATCtttcttacttttattttcatgttaatGAATTATTTAAGTGTATTTATGTATGTCATTGCCCTTAAACTGTGGCCAGGCGGTTTAACTGTATTACAAACTTTTTTACTATACAGGGGAAAACAGGATAATATATTGTTTGGAACTTGTTGACATTTTTAGCagctataataaaatataattgagaTACATAAAATTGTACCTGTTGGAAGTATATAATTTGactggttttgacaaatgtatgtaCCTGTGAAACCCCTATCACTCTGCTTTCACTTAGATTAtggttcaaatcttggctctaAAATTCAGCAGCAGAGTGAATTTTGGCAAGTTATTGAACTCCAATAGTTTATTTATCTGAAAACTGGAGGCAAGATTGGTATTTTCCCCACAAGATtattgaaatgaataaatgagttaaCATGGATAGTGCCTTATAAATAATAAGTATATGATAGCTTCTGGTACTTTTTTAGCTAAGTAAGTAATATGTAAAAGctacctaaaatatttttattttatgtgcttttaaaaatagaataaaaaacttAAATTCCTCTTTAGGCCAGGCAAACAATTACAGATTTTCAGAACTAGGATTAGTGGATTTATGAGGACAATTGGAAATAGGATGATATAAAAACATTCAAACTTAAAATCTACCCCTACACCCCATTCccaccaagggaaaaaaaacaaaaacaaaaaacaatggaagaaggaaaaggaattgTGTTGTCCCTATGAAACAAATCTGCAGGTTGTGTTCCGCCTATAGGACACAAGTTTCTGACCCCCAGCAATGTGGAATCAGAGAAGGGGTTTTAGTGTGAAGTTTacattattcagtaaatattttacaaatgactGGTTCCATTGAAGAGACAGTATTGGAGAGGAGGCAAACAGAAAAGTAGAGGGACCAGTTAGGAAACTGTTTAAACAATCTGCATTTGTTGGTTTAGAATATATTGATAGCAGAGATgaagagaaatgaacaaatttgAGATGCATGCTGGAGGTAGAATAGACATTGATTTTTTTGTGGGTCCATGCTTAGAAACTGAAttgtccttaaaattttttttaaatcattaaaaaaagtaGTGAGCTATTAGGCTTTCTTCCTTCTGACTTCAATTCCTTgatttttctaatataatttttatatgacTTTACTATCTAAAATTAACTGGATCCCTTTATGCTTACTTACTAGAGGAAGTGAGCACAGAGCCAACTGGGCTGGACCTCACtaagtttcagtttccttttcGCTGCTTCTCCAAAGCCTCAAGGTTGCTGAGAAGGTTTTTGGTCTCACTTTGTGCCTGCCTAGCTGTCAGACAAAGCAGCTACCCTCAGCTTCAGCCCTTGAAGAGATCCTCCAAACAGGTAAATGGCTTTCCACTTTTCCTAGCCTCTTGCAaacagttgtcttttttttttttttaattaaaaaagaaatcatttagaATGAAAAACTAGCTAATGACTTTTCTTGCTATTTATTCACCCTCTGTTTACATATTTCATTTGTAACGCAAAGTAAATAAGAAGCATTAATGCAAATTTTTGGCAGTGCAAAAATTTCAATACTTAATGGAAAATGTATTTGATTTTCCACCAGATTGAGAAGCATGGCAGTGGCAACTCATTTGACATGGATGCAAGAAAAAAAGCTGCAAAATTACTTTGGAGAAAAGCAGTTTAGCCTTCTCTATAAGGCCAGTGTCCATGGATTCTCTACTAATAGTTTGCTTCAGATATGCTCTAGACAAGGACCTACTCTAACAGTGATTTACAGTAAAGATCGGATTGTTGCGGCATATATGCACAAGAACTATGGGGAAGGAAACTATTTAATCACTGTTTTTGTCTTTCAAGAGACTACAACTACAGAATGCAAAGTAGGACCATTTAAACTACTTATGTCATTTGATAAAGATCCTGGTGGAAATCTTGAAGTCAGTATGCATCTAAAGGAAAAAACCATGTATTTTAGTGTAAAGGCAAAGAAAACACTTGGACTACTTCAAAATTATATTTCCTTCCAGGACTGTGAAGTTTTTCGATGTGAAGGTAGGTTTAACCGGATAACCCTTCACATTTGGAGGGTTCTAGCTGACCCATTCATGTAAGGAACAATAATTTTTTATACTTGTCCCTATCATCAGGAAGTCCAGACTGAAAACTGGCCCCAAATTGTTTTCTACAACACAAACATGGTCAAAAGTCGCATATTCAGAGCTCTCTGGAGTGTGGGGAAGGGGTAGGGAGGAGGAGATATTGtggaagtgagagagagagaacagaaagcAAACTTGAAGATTGTGAGACTGTTAGAAAGAAACCAGAGCTTGAACTTCTCTTGGCTGGTACTCGATGCTTTCTGCTGCAGTCTCCTATTATATCAATCATATCAAAAGACCAAAGTTAGTTTGCCCATTGTTCTACTAAAGACATAAATTGTTTCTTATATTTACTGTTACAACCAATGCTCCTGTATTATCTGTATGCGTATAAGTACACAAAAATACTTCTTTATGGTAACGTTCCAACAGTGGAGTTGCTGTTTAAGAATTATGTACATTTGCATTTGGATAGATACCTTCCAAAAGCTTCAGTTGTCTGTGCTACCCACAAAAGTGTTGTAGACATGCTTGTTTATGGGCCAGATACTGCTCCGGACTCTAAAATAATACTATGCTGCCTTTTAATCTTTAGCTAGTTACATGTCAATATATCAATTTGTAATTAGAAatggcttccaggtggctcagtgataaagaatctgcctgctaatacaggggatgaaggagacttgggttggattcctaggtcaggaagatcctctggaaaaggaaatggcaacccattccagtattccgatggatagagaagccaggcgggctatagtccatggggtcacaaagaatttaacatgactgaagtaacttagcacataATTCTTAGCCAGGAACATACTGTTAAAGATATTCAAGAGAAAAATACCATCCTTGTAGCAAATATCACTAGTTTATTTCCCAGGAGATAAGACTACTAGcatatttataagaaaattaGACCtagttactttttttctttccctggtaAAGAGAGTGAATGTATCCTAGGTCAGTTGTTTTAACTTCTACCTCCCTAATGATACATCCATAGTATTATATATAGtagtaattttttcctttttattttcctataatATTCATTGTAGCGATTCCATCACACTGTAAAGAAGATCAAGTCACTTTTGGTGACCATTTGGGTTTTCCAGTCTGGGCCTAGTACAAATAATATTGCTATAAATGTTCTTGTATATGTCTTTttgttcatgtatatatataatttttttgaagaatataAGTATGAAATTGGTCATCAGGTATGTGCATATTCAGTAGACACTGACAAAGTTTTCCCACATTGTCATACCCGTTTTCATTACCACAAGCAGTGTATGAGACTTTCTGTCTCTCTAAAACTTTCCCCAAATCTTTTATTactaattttacaatttgtagcCATTCTGGTATGCAACTTGTGGTGTGACATTTTGTGAATTTAGCTTTTTTTGATTAGACTAGTTAGTAATTTATTTCATATGTTACATTAATTACtatattaatttattctttttcaatttatggaaattttccttttaatttttgttatattcttatatttctaaGATTTGTTCCCctttattcttttgtttctattttctgtttctttccttctttctagtTATTCATGAAATATACACATCCCAAGTTGATATTAAGTATTTGTATTCTTATAGGCTATACATTTacaattgtgatttttatttccttttggatgtTAAAGCTATCTAAAAAGTGCTTTGTGAAATCCTAAGAGGTTGCCCTTCTCTTTGTTTACCCTCattcttttctagtttttttttaatattgtagtcATTGAACACAGTCTTCATTATTGCTACCTTTGGTAATTTAAAGAGTATTGCTTTATAACCATGCATTTAGCTATATCTATAAATGTTTCACACAGTATTATTCTTTTGTTATTTAGAGTTACCAGCATCACTACATCTAATCCTTTCAGTTTTAAATCCACCAAAAAAGAGTAACTCTTTCCAAGAAACAAAAGAATGCTGAGCCTGAGTCCCACTGGTTCAGTGAAGATGCAAGTCTGCCCTTGAATCCTTTATTGTGCTCTCATTGTTGATGCACAAGTACTACGTTCCTTTTTACACCAAGAAGAAAATCAACTGGATTGGAAGTTCTAAGAGGCCCAACCGTTGATAGTAGGTGTTAGAGAAAATCTGGTGCCTGTAGTTTTTTATTTGTGTGTCTTTGTACATTATCCCCTTCAGATCTATTGGATTTATGGAGAAGACATTTTAGAGTATTTCGAGTCTTTCCCTGGCCTGTCTATGCCTCTAGGCCTTGCTACTCTGATTCAGAGAGGCCCCAGCTCATATCTCTCTTGTTGGAGTGGGTCACACACTATTGCTAAATAATTTGGTGAGAAAAGATCTTGCAGTGCCCACCAGCTCTGGACTCTTCAAATGAAATACATTCAGGAGATTTCCTGTAATTTTCTACTTGCTTTTTACCATACTGTACAGTTCCGCAGAAAGgcaatttttgcatttttttctagtGACTTCATTAACATTCATTCAGTTCCAATCGTTCAACAACCTGTAATCTTCATTATTCCTTGATTATTTCTCTAGATTTATTGGACGAAAGGAGGATGAATGGAATTACTGTGTAAGTCAATGTTTTAACTTTCTATTATTCTGTTCATTATCTGAGAATTATTCTACTATCCTTTCctctaagtcccttcagtcatgtccaactctttgcgaccctatggactgtagcccaccaggctcctctgtccatgggattctccaggcaagaatactggagtgagttggccatgccctcctccagaggatcttcctgattcaggggttgaacctgtgtctcttatgtctcctgcattggcaggtgggttctttaccactagcaccacctggaaaaccctattCTACTATACTGTCTGTCAATAAAATTGATAGTGTAAATTATAGCATATAAATTGTGTGTCATGAAGAACAAActataatcataaaatatttcataatttcaaTGTTAAAGCAAAAAGAGCACTGAGTGGATGAAAGGCATTTATATACTTTAAGGGAAATTATTATTTGGCTGAATGTCTATATTTTTGCTTAGAATTCTTAGAGCTATAGTTTTAACTATTTCAGGGCAGGGGTGGTTGGCAGGGCAGGAATAGTTATGATGAACTTCAAGAACATGTTAGAAACCATCTACTTCTATAAACTTCAAAAGTCACATATTGTTTTGTGGTTTTTGAAGTCTATTATTGATAATTTATCTTGTTTAGCATAATTGCTGTTTATTCCAAGATTTATATATACTTAAGTTCAAAAGCCTTTATGTCTGATTGGTTTTAGTTAAAactgttatttttacttttacttcttTTACAATAGGATTTGAGATAAGATAGTTTCATGTCTTTTTATACAAGTTGCtagttagaaataaataataacacaGAAGAAAAGAGACTGAATTCTAGGAAAATTTATGGTAGGGTCTTATGATTTAACCTTAGTCAACTTTTAAACTTGTCTTATCTAAACAGGCTCAAGGAGAGCTTATTGTGTGCTATCAGAAGTTATATACCATATGGAGGCCTGGTTCACAAAATTCGCATTCTGCTTCTGGGTCCAGTTGGAGCTGGGAAGTCTAGCTTTTTCAACTCAGTGAGGTCTATTTTCCGAGGCCATGTAACGAACCAGGCTTTGGTGGGTTCTAATCCAACTGGGACATCTGAAAAGGTAAGTCCATGCTAGATCactcagcttttgcttcttcattCAAGTTAACTAGATTTGAAATGTCTTTTGCTGATCAATTTCATTACACATAGAGTTCATTTCAatttacagtgttttttttttttaatgagttcttAAAGCTGCTTTTTTCCCTTTGCAGTACAGAGCATATTTCATTAAGGATGGGAAGGATAACAACACTCTGCCATTTATTCTGTGTGACTCAATGGGGCTGAGTGAGAAAGAAGGCCTGGACATGGATGACATACCCTATATCTTAGAAGGCCATTTTCCTGACAGATACCAGGTATGACTTAGCTAATTATTGAGAATGTATAATTGatacttaaaatgtttatttttgctcacaATTGACAATATCAAACTCTAGTGCATTGGGATTTACTGTGTTAAACTATACTTGTTCATGATCcttttctgctttttgatattttattttataaagaattaaaacatccaaggggcttaccaggtggtgctaatggtaaagaactcgcctgctaatgcaggaaactcaagagacctggattctatccgtgggtcaggaagattcattggagaagggcacagcaacccactccagtattcttgtctggagaatcccatggacagaggatacagTCCATTTGGTcatgaaaagtcagacacaactgaagtggcttagcacaccaAGCATCCAAAGGATTCTTCTGTCATAGCTGTTATAACAATGAATGCTATTTTATGTTCACTTGCTTTGGTTATGTGAAACAGAAATCTAACTACATAAATATACTCACATGGGTGATTTTTCTTATGTAACAGGAAGTCTGAAGGTAGGCAGTGTGGCAGGTTATTAATTTCAAGAGTGCTTCTGACTTTCATTTCTGAGAACCCTCAGCATAAGGCATAATGTTTGCCCTCCCAACCCTGCATTCATATGTTGAAGGCTTAATCCATAATGTGCTGAGGTTTGAGGGTAGAGAATTTTGGAGGTGATTAGATAATGACAGTGAAGCCCTCGTAAATGCAATTAGTATCcttggctaagagtcggacaagactgagcgatttccctttcactttttactttcctacattggagaaggaaatggcaacccactccagtattcttgcctggagaatctcagggacaggggagcctggtgggctgctgtctatggggtcacacagagtcggacacgactgaaatgacttagcagcagcagcagcaagaaaggaCACAAGAGATGACCTCTCTAGAAGCCATATGAGGACACTGCAAGAAGGTGGCTCTCGCCACACACCAAATCTACTAGCATTTTGATCTTGGATTTActagcttccagaactatgagaaatagaagtttttctctCTAACCTGTGACAGCAGGCCAGGATGACTAAGACATGTGGTTTTAATCTTTGTGTTCTCAAGATGATCATGCTAAGTACTCtcaatattccaggcaagaaaaaggaaaggattaAAGAGAAGAACTACTTCAGTcggcctttaaaaaaaacaaagttcctattccttttaataaacatttatataattaAGTTAATTATCAATTCGTCTTGTTCCAAATGAATAGTCAAATGTGCCAACATCTTTCATTGaatgtttttgtgtatttttcattctaaatatatatattaatttttattccaTAGTTTgtcttattaatatatatttcaattcCATTGTGATATTGTTACTATATTGTctaattgttttaatttccatggCAATAAATTGTGTCTTGATCACTCACTGGATACATCATTCATTATTCACTTCTCACAGATTTTTGACTATTTCATACATACAATTTTTCAAATGAACTTGTTTgtgctttattttgttgtttctgtgTTTGATTTGTTGGTGCTTTGATTGGGATGATGTGAAAACTTTATATTGCATGTCGATATACATCTTTGCACATCCAGTATTTTTatccagaaacagaaaatacttaatttttaaattcatgcaAGATTCTTTCATTGCTTAGTGTCAGGTTATCTTATAGAGGTAgctaagtttattttaaaatgttctttaaaagaaatatttgttataGAGAATTTTAAACCTATGTAAAAGTGGACAAAACTAGTTAACAAATTTTTCCTTTACATTgcttcaaaattttttatttatagccAAACTTGATTCATCTATGTCTACCCACATTCTTCTCTCCTATATTATTTGGAAGAATATATGAGACACCATAACATTTCACCCATAAATGAATATGCCTTTAAATatatgttgctattgttgttgttcatttgataagttgtgtctgaccctctgggacctcatggattgtaacacaccaggcttccttgtccttcactatcccctggagtttgctcaaactcatgtccatcgagtcagtgatgccatccaaccatctcatcctctgttgtccccatctcctcctgccctcaatctttcccagcatcaaagtcttttccaatgaatcagttctttgcatcaggtagccaaattattggagcttcagcttcaacattggtccttccatataaatattcaggatttatttcctttaggattgactggtttgatctccttgcagtccaaggcactctcaggagtcttctccagcaccacaacttgaaagcatcaattcttcggcattccaccttctttattgtccaactcttacatgcatacatgactacgggaaaaaccatggctttgactatatgaatctttgtcaacaaagtaatgtttttcctttttaatatgctgtctaggtttgtcatagttttccttataagaagcaagtgtcttttaatttcatggctgcagtcactgtccacagtgatctggagccaaaggaaagaaaaatatgtaactgCTTctattcctccccacccccttctaTTTGttattaagtgatgggaccgaatgccatgatcttagttttttgaatgttgagttttaagccagctttttcactctcctctttcatcctcatcaagaagctctttagttcctctttactttctgccattagagtgttgtcatctgcatatctgaggttgttgatatttctcctggcaattttgattctatCTTTGTGATTCATCTA contains:
- the IFI44 gene encoding interferon-induced protein 44 isoform X1; protein product: MAVATHLTWMQEKKLQNYFGEKQFSLLYKASVHGFSTNSLLQICSRQGPTLTVIYSKDRIVAAYMHKNYGEGNYLITVFVFQETTTTECKVGPFKLLMSFDKDPGGNLEVSMHLKEKTMYFSVKAKKTLGLLQNYISFQDCEVFRCEDLLDERRMNGITVLKESLLCAIRSYIPYGGLVHKIRILLLGPVGAGKSSFFNSVRSIFRGHVTNQALVGSNPTGTSEKYRAYFIKDGKDNNTLPFILCDSMGLSEKEGLDMDDIPYILEGHFPDRYQFNSLKLRPKGIGNHTGCPLLKDRIHCVAFVFNANSVGELSHEMVEKIKKIQRELIKSDVVHVVLLTHVDTLDLITKGDLIDIYKCVPVKLKLEAVHRKLGFALSDIFVVSNYTSEWELEPVIDVLILSALKEMLWAADDFLENLPLEKTGEGGL
- the IFI44 gene encoding interferon-induced protein 44 isoform X2, producing the protein MAVATHLTWMQEKKLQNYFGEKQFSLLYKASVHGFSTNSLLQICSRQGPTLTVIYSKDRIVAAYMHKNYGEGNYLITVFVFQETTTTECKVGPFKLLMSFDKDPGGNLEVSMHLKEKTMYFSVKAKKTLGLLQNYISFQDCEVFRCEDLLDERRMNGITVLKESLLCAIRSYIPYGGLVHKIRILLLGPVGAGKSSFFNSVRSIFRGHVTNQALVGSNPTGTSEKYRAYFIKDGKDNNTLPFILCDSMGLSEKEGLDMDDIPYILEGHFPDRYQFNSLKLRPKGIGNHTGCPLLKDRIHCVAFVFNANSVGELSHEMVEKIKKIQRELIKSDVVHVVLLTHVDTLDLITKGDLIDIYKCVPVKLKLEAVHRKLGFALSDIFVVSNYTSEWELEPVIDVLILSALKEMLWAADDFLENLPLEKTV